One part of the Lotus japonicus ecotype B-129 chromosome 2, LjGifu_v1.2 genome encodes these proteins:
- the LOC130738876 gene encoding uncharacterized protein LOC130738876 — MPCSKEEALVRLFYNASSTFQLLFLFLFSSANLLLKLSNFITSYSIFQRDQQYDYVSSECDEEEEEEEEEEEIHESYSYAGSIDREDHLVADIVCGGETLLFLHKNHPQGNNSSSEEFISPRDSLIEEDSEENNSTETLSIHNSPLVSEFENEVTEEVEEEEEFPAEDADSVPNSVPIESRPTSPITLNIHKSDIVDSDKNCDENHVHIGIIRNKKVQEENLTRDERFFVIGPTQLETKKLIVDEKDEEEIYGDSCTVGSTSKSSSDWRSSINCRDSGTDDPFSSSSRRSCPKWESYTVFQKYDEEMSFLDRISAQKLHETESLRSIKVAPRSISGRIVHKISTMNKKPDDTRHNPYHELEAAYVAQICITWEALNWNYKNFQSKRASRQDGDVGCPETIAQQFQQFQVLLQRYVENEPYEHGRRPEIYARMRHMAPKLLLVPEYRESDDDHKENSLKISSGSFLVIMEDGIRTFMNFLKADKEKPCQVLAAYFRRNRRGLIDPTLLRLIKKVNQKKKIKVKDLRRSHKCLRKKKLKEEEEMEILMALIDLKVVSRVLRMSDLSEEQLHWCEEKMSKVRVMDGKLQRDSTPLFFPAH; from the exons ATGCCATGTTCAAAAGAAGAAGCTCTTGTTAGACTCTTCTACAATGCCTCAAGCACTTTCcagcttctctttctcttcctcttctcctctGCCAATTTGCTTCTCAAGCTCTCAAACTTCATCACCAGCTACTCCATATTCCAAAG AGATCAGCAATATGACTATGTGTCCTCTGaatgtgatgaagaagaagaagaagaagaagaagaagaagaaattcatgaaaGCTATTCTTATGCTGGTTCTATTGACAGAGAAGATCATTTAGTAGCTGACATAGTTTGTGGTGGAGAAACTCTTTTGTTTCTGCATAAAAACCACCCTCAGGGGAATAAttcttcttctgaagaattcattaGTCCTCGAGATAGTTTGATTGAAGAAGATTCAGAAGAAAACAATTCCACAGAAACTTTATCTATTCATAATTCCCCTCTTGTTTCAGAGTTTGAAAATGAAGTGAcagaagaagttgaagaagaagaagaatttccaGCAGAAGATGCTGATTCTGTTCCAAATTCTGTCCCAATTGAAAGCAGGCCCACTTCTCCCATCACCCTGAACATACACAAAAGTGACATAGTGGACAGTGACAAAAACTGTGACG AAAATCATGTTCATATTGGAATTATAAGAAACAAGAAGGTGCAAGAAGAAAATCTCACAAGAGATGAGAGATTCTTTGTCATTGGTCCTACACAATTAGAGACTAAGAAGCTGATTGTTGATGAAAAAGATGAGGAAGAAATATATGGTGATTCCTGCACTGTTGGGTCCACATCTAAGAGCTCCTCTGATTGGAGGAGCTCCATTAATTGCAGGGACTCTGGAACTGATgaccctttttcttcttcatcaagaaGAAGCTGCCCCAAGTGGGAATCATACACAGTTTTCCAGAAATATGATGAAGAAATGTCATTCCTAGACAGGATTAGTGCACAGAAACTTCATGAAACTG AGTCTTTAAGATCTATCAAAGTAGCTCCAAGATCAATATCAGGGCGAATTGTGCACAAAATTTCAACTATGAACAAGAAACCAGATGATACCCGTCACAACCCGTACCACGAACTAGAGGCCGCATATGTGGCGCAAATTTGCATAACATGGGAGGCTCTTAATTGGAACTACAAAAATTTCCAATCCAAAAGAGCTTCAAGGCAAGATGGTGATGTAGGTTGTCCTGAAACCATTGCACAGCAGTTCCAACAGTTTCAGGTTTTGCTGCAGAGGTATGTGGAGAATGAACCTTATGAGCATGGTAGGAGACCAGAGATCTACGCTAGAATGAGGCATATGGCTCCCAAATTGCTCTTGGTTCCCGAATATCGAG aatcagatgatgatcaCAAGGAGAATTCCTTAAAAATATCGTCAGGTTCATTTCTTGTGATAATGGAAGATGGAATCAGAACATTCATGAATTTCCTCAAGGCTGATAAAGAGAAGCCATGTCAGGTCCTTGCAGCCTACTTTAGGAGAAACCGAAGAGGCTTGATTGATCCAACACTACTCCGGCTTATCAAGAAAGTTAATCAAAAG AAGAAGATCAAAGTTAAAGATCTTCGCCGTTCCCACAAATGCTTGAGGAAGAAAAAgttgaaggaggaagaagagatggaGATTTTGATGGCACTCATAGACCTAAAAGTGGTGTCCAGGGTTTTGAGAATGAGTGACTTGAGTGAAGAGCAGTTGCACTGGTGTGAAGAGAAGATGAGCAAAGTAAGAGTCATGGATGGGAAACTTCAAAGAGATTCCACTCCACTTTTCTTCCCTGCACATTGA
- the LOC130738879 gene encoding uncharacterized protein LOC130738879, whose product MNHCGYQQKNILTSCEEMRMEPVVCPKPRRLSLLNNSSIDNQIRPIMRPPMINSHPEIEEDSGVRAELLDIILPKVNCYPERSGGMVVASSPPFFCGSPPSRASNPVIQDEQFGNGYNGSFSPFSMAPPSPSSSARGCVPVKYSHTPAAVRIEGFDCLSRDRRNCSISAVA is encoded by the exons ATGAATCACTGTGGGTACCAGCAGAAGAACATCTTGACAAGCTGCGAGGAGATGAGGATGGAACCTGTTGTTTGTCCTAAACCTCGTCGGTTGAGTCTGTTGAACAATTCATCCATTGATAACCAAATCAGACCCATCATGAGACCACCCATGATCAA CTCCCATCCAGAGATCGAAGAAGATTCAGGTGTCAGGGCTGAGCTTCTGGATATCATTCTCCCTAAG GTTAATTGCTACCCTGAAAGATCTGGGGGCATGGTGGTGGCATCATCACCACCATTTTTTTGTGGATCTCCACCAAGCAGGGCTTCAAACCCTGTGATACAAGATGAGCAATTTGGGAATGGTTATAATGGAAGTTTTAGTCCATTTTCCATGGCACCGCCTTCGCCGTCTTCCTCGGCTAGAGGCTGTGTTCCAGTGAAGTATAGCCACACACCAGCGGCGGTGAGGATCGAAGGTTTTGATTGCCTCAGCAGGGATAGGCGCAACTGCAGCATTTCTGCTGTTGCATAA
- the LOC130738880 gene encoding kinesin-like protein KIN-14P: MNTPFNNHTAPRDLGSSGVDSSGISSTQRKVLSESKFQRVLPSPIAAEPLGASINQAGQKFNEVFQLKQGSYADLPASKITELMKSTSLDNAPTQSLLSVVNGILEESVERRNGEIPHRVACLLRKVVQEIERRISTQNEHLRTQKNLYKAREDKYQSRIRVLEALASGTREESEIEKTKIEEQKIHDTLQTKKETQKDNKEDEKEVTKMIKELEEKTMEIKTLKQELDNKADEKEVIRLIKELEDKNMQVTTLKQELETMKKAYQVQCSQLEAQVNNVKGELQQKSQEYEHQLENLRNKVKEHEASSATEELEDKKLEVTTLKQELETMKKTYEAQCSKLQAQANDAKGELKQKSQEYEHQLEKLRNKIKEHETSSLLKYQKWNMKENKIQKSVNFQFGSIQKLKLSWESIKQDVMKQQRIYAEECNRLGGNLKSLAEAAESYQSVLTENRKLFHEVQELKGNIRVFCRIRPFLPGQKEKQSIVEHMGETDLVVANPSKQGKEALRTFKFNKVFTPASTQAEVYADIQAFIRAVLDGFNVCIFAYGQTGSGKTYTMSGPNGATSESVGVNYRALNDLFSISSSRKSTIVYDIGVQIIEIYNEQVRDLLSTDASPKKLGILNHSQPNGLAVPDASMQPVKSTADVIRLMDIGHKNRAKGATAMNERSSRSHSVVSIHVRGLDKKSGSSLQGNLHLVDLAGSERVDRSEATGDRLKEAQHINKSLSALGDVIFALAQKSAHVPYRNSKLTQLLQTSLGGKAKTLMLVQINSDIKSYSESMSTLKFAERVSGVELGAAKSTKEGRDVRELMEQVASLKDTILTKDEEIERLQLLKDLKNVYPNANSD; encoded by the exons ATGAATACTCCATTTAACAACCATACTGCACCTAGAGATCTAGGTAGTTCAGGTGTAGATTCCAGTGGAATTAGCTCAACTCAGAGGAAGGTTTTGTCTGAATCAAAGTTTCAACGTGTTTTGCCTAGTCCAATTGCGGCAG AGCCACTAGGTGCATCAATTAACCAAGCAGGTCAAAAGTTCAATGAGGTGTTTCAACTAAAACAAGGAAGTTATGCAGATCTTCCAGCTTCAAAAATCACAGAATTGATGAAATCAACCAGTTTGGAT AATGCTCCAACTCAATCTCTTCTGAGTGTTGTGAATGGTATCCTGGAAGAAAGTGTTGAGAGAAGAAATGGCGAAATACCCCAT CGTGTGGCTTGCTTGTTGAGGAAAGTTGTCCAGGAGATTGAACGGCGCATATCAACTCAAAATGAACATTTACGAACT CAAAAAAACCTTTATAAGGCGCGTGAAGATAAATATCAATCAAGGATCAGAGTACTTGAGGCTCTTGCTTCTGGAACAAGGGAAGAGAGTGAG ATTGAGAAGACTAAAATTGAAGAACAGAAGATACATGACACACTACAAACTAAGAAGGAAACCCAAAAGGATAACAAGGAGGATGAGAAAGAAGTTACTAAAATGATTAAGGAGCTAGAGGAAAAGACTATGGAAATTAAAACATTGAAGCAAGAACTAGACAACAAGGCAGATGAGAAAGAAGTTATTAGATTGATTAAAGAGCTAGAGGACAAGAATATGCAAGTAACTACATTGAAGCAAGAGCTAGAAACAATGAAAAAAGCATACCAAGTACAATGTTCACAGTTGGAAGCACAGGTTAACAATGTTAAAGGAGAACTACAACAGAAATCACAAGAATATGAGCATCAATTGGAAAATTTAAGAAATAAGGTTAAAGAGCATGAGGCCTCTTCTGCGACAGAAGAGCTAGAGGACAAAAAGCTGGAAGTTACTACATTGAAGCAAGAACtagaaacaatgaaaaaaaCATATGAAGCACAATGTTCAAAGTTGCAAGCACAAGCCAACGATGCGAAAGGAGAACTGAAACAAAAATCTCAAGAATATGAGCATCaattagaaaaattaagaaataagaTTAAAGAGCATGAGACCTCTTCTTTGTTAAAATATCAGAAGTGGAACATGAAAGAGAACAAAATACAGAAATCTGTGAATTTTCAATTCGGCTCCATACAG AAATTGAAATTGTCTTGGGAGTCCATTAAGCAAGATGTTATGAAACAACAGAGGATATATGCAGAGGAATGTAATCGATTAG GTGGAAATCTTAAATCACTAGCAGAAGCAGCTGAGAGTTATCAATCAGTTCTTACAGAAAATCGAAAATTGTTTCATGAAGTTCAAGAATTAAAAG GAAATATCAGAGTATTCTGTCGAATCAGGCCATTTCTTCCgggacaaaaggaaaaacagTCTATTGTGGAACACATGGGTGAAACTGATTTGGTTGTGGCAAACCCCTCCAAACAAGGGAAAGAAGCTCTTAGAACATTCAAATTTAACAAGGTCTTTACTCCAGCCTCAACACAAG CTGAGGTGTATGCTGACATACAAGCCTTTATAAGAGCAGTGCTTGATGGGTTTAATGTATGTATCTTTGCTTATGGCCAAACAGGTTCAGGGAAAACCTACACAATG AGTGGTCCAAATGGTGCAACAAGTGAGAGTGTTGGTGTTAACTATCGAGCTCTGAATGACCTCTTCAGCATATCCTCTAGTAGAAAAAGCACCATAGTCTATGACATTGGGGTACAAATAATTGAGATATATAATGAACAAGTGCGAGATTTGTTATCAACTGATGCTTCTCCAAAAAAA CTTGGGATATTGAACCACTCTCAACCAAATGGGTTAGCAGTACCTGATGCTAGCATGCAGCCTGTGAAATCAACAGCAGATGTCATAAGGCTAATGGACATTGGTCATAAAAATAGAGCCAAGGGTGCCACTGCTATGAATGAAAGAAGTAGTCGTTCTCACAG TGTGGTTTCAATTCATGTTCGTGGGTTGGACAAGAAGTCTGGTTCTTCTCTTCAAGGAAACCTTCATTTGGTAGATTTGGCAGGAAGTGAAAGAGTAGATCGCTCTGAAGCAACTGGTGATAGGCTTAAGGAAGCACAGCATATTAACAAATCACTATCTGCTCTTGGAGATGTCATTTTTGCACTTGCTCAAAAGAGTGCTCATGTACCATACAGGAATAGCAAGCTTACTCAACTTTTGCAAACTTCTCTTG GTGGTAAAGCAAAGACACTCATGTTAGTCCAAATTAATTCAGACATAAAGTCTTATTCTGAATCCATGAGTACTTTGAAGTTTGCTGAGAGGGTTTCTGGAGTAGAGTTAGGAGCCGCGAAAAGTACCAAAGAGGGAAGAGACGTCAGAGAATTAATGGAGCAG GTGGCTTCTCTTAAAGACACTATTTTAACAAAGGATGAGGAGATTGAGCGGCTACAGTTACTTAAGGATCTGAAAAATGTTTATCCCAATGCCAACTCTGATTGA